The stretch of DNA TCCAGTAATTTTGGATCCAGCATGGGACCTCCGTTTATTATTGATTAAACTAGGATTATACTAATAAGCCAGTTGCAAGTCAATATATTTAAATTGTGTTTTTAGCAAGGATACTAAAAAAAGGCCGAAGTTGAAAACTTCGGCCTTTTACTTGTGCAGATACTACTTTATCACTACCATCTTTTTAGTATCAATAAAATCCCCCGCCTGTAACCGGTAGATATAAACCCCGGAAGAAACCTTAAGCCCGCCCCCGTCCCGGCTGTCCCATTCCACCTGGTAGGCCCCGGCCGGTTTGGC from candidate division TA06 bacterium encodes:
- a CDS encoding T9SS type A sorting domain-containing protein, encoding NCPNPCKRLTTINYQLTKSGQVSLKIYNALGQLVKTLVNEAKPAGAYQVEWDSRDGGGLKVSSGVYIYRLQAGDFIDTKKMVVIK